ACAGCTATCGCTTCGATTTCGACTTTTGCACCTTTTGGAAGCTTGCTGACTTCCACAGCTGCCCTCGCGGGATAAGGCTCTTCTAGGAAGCCGGCATATACTTCATTTACAGTGGTGAAATCATCCATGGAATCCAGGAAGATATTCATTTTCACGACATTGCGGAAGCTTAGTCCGGCTTCTGTCAATATAGCCTCGATGTTTTTCATTACTTGTGCCGTCTGTTCTTTCACCTCGTCCGAAACGAACTCCATCGTTTTTGGATCAAGAGGAATCTGTCCAGAAATGAAAACCAAATTTCCGAGATCGGCAGCCTGGGAGTATGGCCCGATGGCACTTGGTGCGTTTTCAGTCGAAATTGCTTTAAACATGAAACATTCCTCCATATGTATGTTTTCATATATCCTAACATGAAGTCAGAAATAACAGAACGTTTTTTTATTTCCCGGGCAATTCTCGACACTGTTCATAAACGGAAATTCATTGAATAGTAAAAGTTTGCTTAAAATAATGTTTAGATAGGAAATAAAAGGGTAATCTACATGAGAAGGAGCTGAGTATATGAATTACAAAGAAAAACTTGAAAGACAAATTGAAGAATTGAGAGTCCGAATGTATGATATATATAATCAGAATCCCAACGATGAAGAATTGCTTCGAGTATCTCAGGAGCTGGATGATCTTTTGAATAGATTCCGTGGCCAATCACTGGAATTAAAAGAACAACTCACTTAATTGCATGTTAATATACATAGGTGCTGCTTGCTTACGGAGCTGGATGTGTGATAATTTAAAAGCAATGCCACCCTGCAATCGATACGACTGCGGGAACTTAACCAATTCTCTGGGTGGCAGGTTATTATAAAAGTAAAAGACAGATTAGCTCTGTCTTATAATATTAGTTTTAAAATAGAAAAGGCCGCCGAAACCCAGTTTCCGGCGGCCTTTTCTATGGAATTTTTCATTTGGTTCCATTGTATCCGCTACCAAATAAGAAAAAAAAGATAAAAAAATAAATATTCTGAAAATGGGTTGTTTTTCGACATCTGCACAGATAAAATACTCCTTACATTCCATTTGAGAGGGGGCTCAGCGATGATTACATTTGTCGCATCCATCGTATTACTATTATTAGGTTATCTCATATATGCAAAGGTGGTAGAACGAATTTTCGGGATTGATGACCAAAAGGCGACACCGGCCTATGAAAAGAACGACGGTTTTGATTACATGCCGATGAGTTGGTGGAAAGCGAGTCTCATACAGCTTTTGAATATCGCTGGGTTAGGCCCTATATTCGGTGCCGTCATGGGGGCGTTATATGGACCGATCGCCTTCTTGTGGATCGTAGTCGGTTCCATATTCGCAGGCGCGGTTCACGACTATTTCTCCGGGATGCTGTCCCTACGTCATAATGGAGCACAATTCCCGGCCCTTGTCGGAAAATATTTGGGTAAATACCCGAAAACGGTCATCAATGTTCTTTCCATCGCTCTGATGGTTCTCGTTACTGCTGCCTTTACTGCAGGTCCGGCACAGCTGATGGCTGAGGTTACACCTCTTGGATTCTTAACGTGTATCTTTATCATATTTGCTTATTTTCTGGCAGCAACCATCCTGCCTGTCAATAAAATCATCGGCAGGATCTATCCAGTGTTCGGGGCTATTCTTATCTTTATGGCGGCTGCTATAGGAATCGGCTTGTTTTTCTTCGACTATTCTGTGCCGAACTTGACGATGCAGAATCTCCATCCAGATGAACTGCCAATCTGGCCGTTGCTGATGGTAACTGTTTCGTGCGGAGCGATTTCAGGATTCCACAGCACCCAGAGTCCGATACTCGCCAGAACATTGAAGAAAGAAAGTGAAGGAAGAAAGGTATTCTATGGAGCTATGATTGCTGAGGGGGTCATTGCTTTGATCTGGGCGGCAGCCGGTATGACCTTCTTCGGCAGTACGGAGTCCCTGCAGGCAGCACTTGCCTCCGGAGGGCCAGCGGGCGTCGTAAACGAAATCAGTACGACAACCCTTGGTACATTAGGAGGAATACTGGCAGTCCTTGGTGTCATCCTGCTCCCGATCACAACAGGAGATACCGCACTGCGCTCTTCGCGGATGATGTTGATGGACTTTGTTAAGGAAGTTACCAGTAAGAAACTGGACGGAAGATGGACAGCAGCTTTGTTTGCAATCCCTGTAGCAATTCCAGCATTCTTATTGACACAGATGAATTATAATTTCCTGTGGCGTTACGTCGGATGGTCCAATCAGGTTGTGGCTACCGTTATGTTATGGACAGCAGCTATGTACTTGCTGAAAAATCAAAAGTTTCATTGGATTTGCAGCGTTCCCGCTTTGTTCATGACAGCTGTTGTAAGTTCTTATATCTTTTATGCTCCGGAAGGTTTCAGCATGTCCTACTCCACTTCCATGGTCATCGGCTCAATCATCTGGGTTGCAGTCGCTTCGTGGTTCGTATGGCAGCTCATCCGTCATAAATCAGAAGGTAAGAGTAATGCACTGCCAGCAAAGGCAAGTTAATCTATCGGAGGAGAGATTAACCGGCGATATGTGGAAAGCACCCACTTTCCTGTGAGAAAATATTTCTTTCATAATCAGCAGAAACCATCCTTGAAGGGTGGTTTCTTTTTGTTTTTTAAGAAAAGAGTAGTCAAAAAATGTCTATAACCAAGTAAATTTATCGGTTTATTGTGTTAATATAGAAGAAAAGATTGGGGAGGAGTCAGTTCAATGAGCAAAATTTATGTACTTCACGAGAACGATGAGTGGACCGACCATTTAACCAAACGTCTGCAGGAGTTGAACCTACCGTATGAACTATGGCATTTGGACGAAGGAATGCTTGATTTGACAAGCGAACCGCCGGAAGGGATCTTTTATAATCGGATCAGCGCATCTTCCCATACGAGAAATCATCGATATGCTCCGGAATTTACAGAAGCTGTACTTGCCTGGCTGGAACGTCACGGGAGGACGGTGGTGAACGGAAGCAGGGCCCTCCGTCTGGAAGTCAGTAAAGTCAATCAGTATATGGCATTGAATCAGGCTGGTATCGAAGCACCTGCCACTATATCGGCTGTGGGGAAGGATAATATTATCAAAGCAGCGGAACGCCTCGGATCCGAATCGTTCATCACGAAGCACAACCGTGCAGGAAAAGGGCAGGGGGTTCAACTCTTCCATTCGGTGGGAGCGCTGAAGGAATACCTCGACAGTGCGGCCTTTGAAGAACCAGTTGATGGTATAACATTAATTCAGCAATATATCGAAGCACCTGAACCATATATCGTTCGTCATGAATTCGTCGGCGGCAAGTTTCTGTACGGCGTAAGAGTGGATACGTCTGACGGCTTCGAGCTTTGTCCTGCGGACGCATGTTCGATCGAGGATGCCTATTGTCCGGCGGATGCTCCACAAGCGGCAAAGTTTGAAGTGTTGGAGAACTATCAACCCGACATCATCGACCGTTACGAAAGATTTTTAAGGGAGAATGACATTCAGGTTGCCGGTATTGAAGCAATTCAGGACAGGCATGGATGGTTGTACACCTATGATGTAAATACGAATACGAATTACAATTCGGAGGCGGAAGAGAAAGCGGGAAGATATGGCATGCTCGAACTGGCTGAATACCTTGGCAGGCTGCTCCACAGAGTCCCCGTCCGATGAATAATGAAAAAAAGATCACATCCTTCAGGGTGTGATCTTTCCTATTTTAGTGACGTTTGCTTAACCACAGCACTCCGGATTTCGCCAGACGCGGAAGCACTCCCGTCATAGGCTTTTGAAGCATATTTCCGAATCCATCATTTTTACCAAGAGAACCAAGGGCTCCTTTGAGTTTGACGATGGAAGGTCTGTCCGGTTCTTTTCCTTGAAGAATCGCTGTTAAGACGACTGCGACACGCTCCCCCTGCTGTCCTGCCAACTGGGCACTCGGAGAATGTTCCGATGATGCGCAGTCTCCTACGACATACACGTTGGGACGGGAAGGTACCTGGTAATAGTCATTGACGATGACTTTCTCCTGTTCGTCTTTATCAAAAGGCAGTTCCCTGACAAGGTAACTCGGGCGTACGCCTGCCGTCCATACGGTTACATCATTGATATAACAAACGCCGTTGTTACAGACGCCGTCTTTCTCTACATATTCCACATTGGCATTATGAATCACTTCTACATCGTTCTCTTTAAACCATTTCTCTACATAGTTTTGAATCTTGGAATCAAAAGCTTTTAAGACGGTTTCCCCACGATCCAGCAGGCGGATGTTTAAGTCTGAGCGGCTTTCACGAACTTCTGAAGCGACTTCGATCCCGCTCAACCCTGCTCCTACCACGGTTACGCTGCCATAAGCATCTAAATTATTAATCGCATATCCTGCGCTTCGGGCTTTTGAGAACGTCTGGACACTTTCTGTGAATTCCTGTGCTCCTACGATGCCGTGATAATTGTCTTCACAGCCGAGCCCTATAAGTAAATAATCGTAGGGAACATTTTCGCTCCCTTTTAATAAGATCTGCTCATTCGTAACATCAATCTTTTCAATTTCATCAAACACGTAGCGAACTTGTTCATGTTTCGGGAAATCCACACGAGCATGTCGGTCCGATTCGGTTCCGGCGGCAATCGTATAGAATTCCGTTTTTAAAGAATGATAAGGGTTTCTGTCCACGACGGTGATGCGCACATCATCTCCTATGTTATCCAGCAGACCGTGCAGTGTGTGCATACCCCCGTAGCCGCCCCCCAAAATAACGACTTCTTTCATCTTAGTTCCACCACCCTTTGCAGTATGAATTTCTTATGAAACGACACGTTCCATTCAGAAATATCCGGAAAAGCTTACTGAATTCCTCCAGTTTTAAGACTACCAAAGATGACGTCGAAAAACTAGAAGAAGTAATCATTTATTGTCGCATCTTCGGAGGGAAACTGGGAGGAAAGAGGCTTTGTCGGGGAGGTGGAAAAATGATACATTGGATGATAGGCACGTAATAGAGAAAGGAAAATTTACGATGAAGAAGATATATAGTGATATTCTTTCGTTCAGGGGCTCGCATTATGACTTCGGGTTATATCAGGGTCAACAGCTCGCCGGGAGCTGGACAGTGAAGAATAGGGAGAAACAATGGAAAGTACGTAAGCCCAGATTTGTCGTGGAGACAGAGGAAGTGAAAGCAGCTATTGTCCGATTTGCTCCAGGCTTATGGGAGGAACTGCTCGGCTTAAGAGATGGATTGGGATGGCCCATGGAACAGGTGCTGATGGAATTTGGAGGATATAGAA
This sequence is a window from Bacillus sp. SB49. Protein-coding genes within it:
- a CDS encoding carbon starvation CstA family protein: MITFVASIVLLLLGYLIYAKVVERIFGIDDQKATPAYEKNDGFDYMPMSWWKASLIQLLNIAGLGPIFGAVMGALYGPIAFLWIVVGSIFAGAVHDYFSGMLSLRHNGAQFPALVGKYLGKYPKTVINVLSIALMVLVTAAFTAGPAQLMAEVTPLGFLTCIFIIFAYFLAATILPVNKIIGRIYPVFGAILIFMAAAIGIGLFFFDYSVPNLTMQNLHPDELPIWPLLMVTVSCGAISGFHSTQSPILARTLKKESEGRKVFYGAMIAEGVIALIWAAAGMTFFGSTESLQAALASGGPAGVVNEISTTTLGTLGGILAVLGVILLPITTGDTALRSSRMMLMDFVKEVTSKKLDGRWTAALFAIPVAIPAFLLTQMNYNFLWRYVGWSNQVVATVMLWTAAMYLLKNQKFHWICSVPALFMTAVVSSYIFYAPEGFSMSYSTSMVIGSIIWVAVASWFVWQLIRHKSEGKSNALPAKAS
- a CDS encoding ATP-grasp domain-containing protein, with amino-acid sequence MSKIYVLHENDEWTDHLTKRLQELNLPYELWHLDEGMLDLTSEPPEGIFYNRISASSHTRNHRYAPEFTEAVLAWLERHGRTVVNGSRALRLEVSKVNQYMALNQAGIEAPATISAVGKDNIIKAAERLGSESFITKHNRAGKGQGVQLFHSVGALKEYLDSAAFEEPVDGITLIQQYIEAPEPYIVRHEFVGGKFLYGVRVDTSDGFELCPADACSIEDAYCPADAPQAAKFEVLENYQPDIIDRYERFLRENDIQVAGIEAIQDRHGWLYTYDVNTNTNYNSEAEEKAGRYGMLELAEYLGRLLHRVPVR
- a CDS encoding RidA family protein translates to MFKAISTENAPSAIGPYSQAADLGNLVFISGQIPLDPKTMEFVSDEVKEQTAQVMKNIEAILTEAGLSFRNVVKMNIFLDSMDDFTTVNEVYAGFLEEPYPARAAVEVSKLPKGAKVEIEAIAVKS
- a CDS encoding aspartyl-phosphate phosphatase Spo0E family protein, with the protein product MNYKEKLERQIEELRVRMYDIYNQNPNDEELLRVSQELDDLLNRFRGQSLELKEQLT
- a CDS encoding NAD(P)/FAD-dependent oxidoreductase, yielding MKEVVILGGGYGGMHTLHGLLDNIGDDVRITVVDRNPYHSLKTEFYTIAAGTESDRHARVDFPKHEQVRYVFDEIEKIDVTNEQILLKGSENVPYDYLLIGLGCEDNYHGIVGAQEFTESVQTFSKARSAGYAINNLDAYGSVTVVGAGLSGIEVASEVRESRSDLNIRLLDRGETVLKAFDSKIQNYVEKWFKENDVEVIHNANVEYVEKDGVCNNGVCYINDVTVWTAGVRPSYLVRELPFDKDEQEKVIVNDYYQVPSRPNVYVVGDCASSEHSPSAQLAGQQGERVAVVLTAILQGKEPDRPSIVKLKGALGSLGKNDGFGNMLQKPMTGVLPRLAKSGVLWLSKRH